GTTCTGGAATACAGCAATTTATGTTTAAAAAAATTGATAGTACGCTTAAAGGCGAAATTATAGAAACGATCAAGTTTGCTTTATTAAAATATGAACCAAGAATATTGGTTCAAGACGTTAGAGTTGCCTCAACAGATATCGTAAACGGAACAATAGAAATACTGATTAGCTACATCTATTCTAAAACCAATACAAGACACAATTATGTGTTCCCATTTTATTTAAAAGAAGGAACCAACTTAGATCGAAAAAAATGATTTTAATTGATCAAAATAGCGCTATAAATTCTCTCAACGAAGCACTCGTTCCAAATCCGTATTTAATAGACGGAAGAACCGAGCAGGATTGGCTGTACTTTTTGACAGAATTTAGCAAATTGATCAATTTCTATAATGACAGTAATACTATAGAAGGAAACTGGAGTCCGTTTTTGCTGAAAGATCCTGTTTTTCTTATGGCTTACATTTCGAAAACAAATTGCAAAAAACTGTTCGCAGATTATAAAAATGGCTGTTTAGAAATTCAAAGATTGCTTGAAAACAAAAACAGCATCATATCCAACACGCGAGCTTTAAACAACTTGTTTGATCGCATTACGGCTATTTATCAAATTATAGAACGCTGGACGCATCATATGCAAAACAACAGTGAGATATACGATCTCAAAACGTATATGCTGCAAGAAGTAAAAAACAGATTAAGCATTGATTTTTGGGCTATTCAATCTTATAGACAATATCTGTACAGGCTATCTGTCCCAAATTTAATTCTCTCTTCGGTTCCTTTTGATGAATTTAAATCTTTTGATAAGAATATCTGGTATGCCAATAAAGATAAAATCCCTTTTTGGCAGGTTTTTGGTTTTGAAAAAGAACATCCCATTTTGGATGAATTAAAGCCTGTGCTAAAAATAAGCTTGGATATTCTAACCACAATTGGCGATAAATTATTTCAGTTTTTAGAAACTATAATTCATCACGCAGCAAAAGAATTCCAGAAATTAAACCTCAAAAAAGGGCATTTTCCAGATACTGTTTTGTTGCGCTCTTTTGTCAATATTCTCAAAATTCAGCAAGATCAATTAAACAGACTTTCTGAGAAGCATCTTGATTTTTATTATAAAAATATCCTGAAACAAACCAAATTGCCAGCAGTTGCAGATCACGCATTTTTATGTGCAACACTAACAAAGCCTACATCCATTTATACTTTGCCTGCGGGAACTTTATTTAATGCGGGATTGGATACCCAAAAGAACCCTATTTTGTTTGCTTCTAAAAAAAATGTCAATCTAAATCCAGCCACAATTGCAAGTGTCCATAAGCTTTCGTATCAGGATAAAAACAATGCATCTTACAATTTACAAACCATTGTAAAACCAACCGAAATTCAATTAGATCCCGAAAATAAAGCCATTAGTTGGGAGACTTTTGGTTCAGACGACGATTCTCTAAATCCTTCTTTAATTGGAATTGCATTTGCTTCGCCAATGCTACTATTGCGTGAAGGCACAAGAACCCTAACATTAACATTCGAATTTGATTCTCCGATAGATTTAAAAATTCTTCAAGAAGCAAGTTATTTTTTGAGCACACAAAATGATTGGCTGCAACTGAATTTGGCTCCTTCCAATTTTACAATAGATGCTACGAAACAAAACGCAATTACAATTGCTATAACCCTTAATCCAACTGTCACTGCGATCGAACCGTTTCTGGTTAATCCAGACGGATTAAAAAGCGATTGGCCTATGATGAAAATTTTGTTTCAAAATGTTTCTAATCCGGAGAATCCTCCTAAAGTCACTTCGATCACTATTGCCTTAAAAGTAGAAGGAGTCAAAACCTTTCAATTGTATAATGATTATGGGGAATTAAGCACTAAAAACCCCTTCCCTCCTTTTGGACCAATTCCGTTGGTTAATGCCAATTTTATCATCGGAAATAATGAAATCTTGAGCAAACCTTTGGACAGTTTCACGATACAAATAGATTGGGATAAAAGACCAGCCAATTTTGAAATTTATTATAAAGAATATAGTGATTATCTGCATCCACCAAAAAAAGGGGACAATTCGGTTATAAAAGCGTATCGAATCGCTTTTCCTCGTAAACAGCAAGATATTGCGTTCGTTAGAGAATTCTCCAATGCCAATTTTATGGTATGCTTCAACATTATGCAAGACAAATCATGGGAAGGTATTAAAATGACTAAAATTGTGAGAACCAAAGAAGACCAAGTTTTCATACCGACTGATGAAGTTCCGCAACCACTTAATTTATTTGACACTTTGTCTGTAGTTCCTGCTGATAATATTCTTAGCACCTCTAACAGTGATTATACATATTCTAAATCCGTTTCAACTAAAACTGATGACAAAGCATGGAAGCCTAATCCAAACATTCAAAAAGAGCCTTTAAAATATTCTGAAGAAAGCACATCAGGATTCATAAAAATGACTTTAAACAGTCCACAATATGGTTTTGGTTCCGAATTGTATGCCAATGTTGTAGCTAGCGTCGCGTTGC
The Flavobacterium humidisoli DNA segment above includes these coding regions:
- a CDS encoding GPW/gp25 family protein — protein: MDNSAHNDTAFLGSGWAFPVSFSADNHQLNLSANETNINESINVILNTRKGERTLEAEFGSGIQQFMFKKIDSTLKGEIIETIKFALLKYEPRILVQDVRVASTDIVNGTIEILISYIYSKTNTRHNYVFPFYLKEGTNLDRKK